One window from the genome of Solea solea chromosome 2, fSolSol10.1, whole genome shotgun sequence encodes:
- the LOC131453170 gene encoding pancreas transcription factor 1 subunit alpha, with the protein MEDILFDFDHDGSTDFAFWGQMDQNFQFQSQLDTFLSDCTAATGQLSPWSSFGCQSMFPDAQLTFTDLDVQSPGASVIYAEGESPCVDESLDVTKHRAHRIVSHQPYKVQRHAANIRERKRMLSINSAFEELRCHVPTFPYEKRLSKIDTLRLAIAYIALLREILMSGCDPKSYVDECMKNGYKNQTNAIWNTSDLTARLSWIKWD; encoded by the exons ATGGAGGACATACTGTTTGATTTCGACCACGATGGCAGCACGGATTTTGCATTTTGGGGACAGATGGACCAGAACTTTCAGTTTCAGAGCCAGCTGGACACCTTCCTGTCGGACTGCACGGCAGCCACAGGTCAGCTGTCGCCCTGGTCCTCTTTCGGCTGCCAGTCCATGTTCCCGGACGCGCAGCTGACCTTCACCGACCTCGACGTGCAGTCTCCAGGCGCGAGCGTCATCTACGCCGAGGGGGAGAGCCCCTGCGTGGACGAATCCCTGGACGTGACCAAGCACAGGGCGCACAGGATCGTCTCCCATCAGCCCTACAAGGTGCAGCGGCACGCGGCCAACATCcgggagaggaagaggatgctGAGCATCAATTCCGCCTTCGAGGAGCTGCGCTGCCACGTGCCGACGTTTCCCTACGAGAAGCGGCTGTCAAAGATCGACACGCTGAGACTGGCCATCGCCTACATCGCTCTGCTGAGGGAGATCCTCATGTCAGGCTGCGACCCCAAGTCCTATGTGGACGAATGCATGAAGAACGGCTACAAGAACCAGACCAACGCCATCTGGAACACAAGTG ATCTGACAGCCCGCCTCTCTTGGATTAAATGGGATTAA